The Desulfobacterales bacterium genome contains the following window.
AATTATCACGAATACTCTATTTAACTCAAATATCTACAGGAAATATCCACTTTAATCTGTTCGCCCAGAATTACTGCCAATGAAAGGTTACGCTTGACATATTATGCGCGGCGTAATAGTCTTTTTTTATGATAAAATCATTTGCCTGCCGTGATACGGAAAAGCTTTTCAATGATGAAAACGTCCGTCGATTTCAGTCATTTGAACGACAGGCAAGAAAAAGGCTGATGATCCTCCATGCTGCTCCAAGCCTTAAATCCTTGACGCTGAATCCTGGCAATCGGTTTCATGCGCTAAGGGGCAATCGAAAAGAACAATATGCTATTCGTATCAACAAGCAATGGAGAGTTTGTTTCGAGTGGAGAGAGGGCAATGCCTACGAGGTTCAAATAACCGATTATCATTGAGGTGTTATCATGGGTACAAAAAAACTGCTTGATCCTATTATTCCAGGAGAAATCCTGCGTGAAGATTTTATGGAAACATTGGGTATCAGTATTAATCAGCTGGCTCGCGATCTTGCTGTTCCTCCGAACAGAATAAGTGAAATCGTGAATGGCAAACGAGCCATTACGGCAGATACCGCCCTGAGATTACAGCGCTATTTTGGAGTTGAAGCCCAGTTTTGGCTCAATTTACAGTCTGAATATGATCTGAGAATTATGCGGCGTAAAATCTGGGACGACATTCAACAGAGGATTATTCCGGCGCAAAACCGCGAAGATCATGCGCATGAAACTGTTGCATGACTCATTATTCATTGAAAAGAAAAATCTCTTCCTTTTGTTTGTCCTCTCGGAGAGTAGTTGCCTCCTACTGACAAGAACTGAAATTCGGACAATCTCGCCTCAATTGAAAGGACCTGATTAGCCATGAATATGGGACTGTTTTTGCTGAGCTGGTTGCCGGTGGTCTTGCTGGCGGTTCTGGCGGTTTTCCTGCGAAGATCGGCCC
Protein-coding sequences here:
- a CDS encoding HigA family addiction module antitoxin, translated to MGTKKLLDPIIPGEILREDFMETLGISINQLARDLAVPPNRISEIVNGKRAITADTALRLQRYFGVEAQFWLNLQSEYDLRIMRRKIWDDIQQRIIPAQNREDHAHETVA
- a CDS encoding type II toxin-antitoxin system RelE/ParE family toxin, with translation MIKSFACRDTEKLFNDENVRRFQSFERQARKRLMILHAAPSLKSLTLNPGNRFHALRGNRKEQYAIRINKQWRVCFEWREGNAYEVQITDYH